The genomic window GGTCGTACGGTCGTCGGTCAGGCGAGGGAGAGGAAGAGCTTCTCGAGCTCCTCCTCGGTCATCTCCGGGGTCTCGCCACGCTCCCGCGCGGCGTTGCAGTGCCGCATCCCCGACGCGATGATCTTGAAGCCGGCCCGGTCGATCGCCTTGGACACGGCGGCGAGCTGGGTCAGCGCCTCCCGGCAGTCCTGCCCGCTCTCCATCATCTCGATCACCGCGTTGAGTTGCCCCCGGGCCCGCTTGAGCCGGGTCAACGCCTCGCCGGTCATCTCCGGTCGTAGCTTCACCGCGCCACCTCCTGCGCTTCAACATACCCCCGGGGGTAGCCGTCCCGCCACATACCCCTGAGGGTATTCGGCCCGGCCGCCTGAAACGCCCATTGGGCGCCGAATGGCGACGCAGGGTCCTCGACACATCGACGGAGCGCTTATCCTGTGCCCCGACCGATTCAGGGAAGGGACCGCATGCCGTCGCGGCAGGACCAGCTCCACTCGTACCAGTTCACCGTGCAGCGGGCGGTCGCCGCGCTGGTGATGCGGGAGACCGACCCCGTCCAGTCGCCGTTCCGGCGGCTGGCCGGCGCGGGCCTGGCCAGCGTGCTGGTCGCGGTGATCGGCCTCGGCGGCTTCGCCCTCTACGGCCTCTTCGCCGGTGGCGGCAGCTCCTGGCGAGACTCCGGCGCGGTGATCGTGGAGAAGGAGTCCGGCGCCCGGTTCGTCTACCGTGAGCAGCGGCTGCACCCGGTGCTCAACTACGCCTCCGCCCTGCTCATCATCGGCGCCGACCGGCCGAAGACCGTGCTGGTCTCCCGGCGCTCGATCGAGGGCGTGCCGCGCGGGCTGCCGCTGGGCATCGCCGACGCGCCGGACTCGCTCCCCGCGCCCGGTCGGCTCTCCACCGCGCCGTGGACGGTCTGCTCGGTCAGCTCGACCGAGGCCGGGCGGACCGAGCCGCGCTCCGCGCTGCTGATCGGCCGGGACGCCACCGGCGGTCGCGCCCTCGGCGAGCAGGGTCTGCTGCTGCGGCACCCGGACGGCAGCCTGCACCTGCTCTGGCACGACCGGCGCTACCTGCTCCGCGACACCGACCGGGTGCTGGCGGCGCTGGCCGCGACCCGGGAGCGGGCGGTGCCGGTGGCGCCCGCTCTGCTCAACACCGTGCCGGCCGGCGCCGACCTGGCCCCGCCGACGGTACGCGGCCTCGGCGACCGCTCCGCCGGGGTCACCGGCGCCACCGTCGGCGACGTCTACCTGGTGCGCAACTCCGGCGGCGGCCGGCAGTACGCGGTGGCCGAGCGGGACGGCCTGGCCGGCATCACCGAACTCCAGGCCGGGCTGCTGCTCGCCCGCACCGGCCAGGGCGAGCCGAAGCCGATCACCCTGGGCCGGTTCGCCGCCCTGCCCAAGCTGCCCGACCGGGTCCCCAGCGGGCCGACCGCGCCGCCCCCCGCCCCGCCCCGGCTGGCGACCGTCGACGGCGGCGCGGTCTGCGTCCGGGTCGGCGACGACACCGGCGTACGCGACGTGCGGGTGGGCGGCACCCCGCCGGACCTCGCCGCCGCCGCGCGGACCCCGGCCGGCCGGGGCGGTGTCCTCGCCGACCAGGTGGTGGTCGAGCCCGGGCGCGGCGCGGTGGTGGAGGCGGCGGCGGCGCCGGGCGCGTCCGGCGGCGCGGTCTCCGTGGTCACCGACCTGGGCCGGCGGTACGTGCTCGCCGACGGCGCGGTGCTCGGCATGCTCGGCTACTCCGGCGTCCGCCCGGTGCGGCTGCCGGCGAGCCTGGTCAGCCTGGTCCCGGCGGGCAGCCCGCTCGACCCCGCCTCCGCCCGCGCGGTCGCCGCCCCGGCCTGACCTCGGGCCCATCCGCCAGACATCGGGCGCCCGGGCCCACCCGCCCGGGGCCGGCCAGCCCGGTGCGCCGGGCTCAGCCGGCCGGGCGGCGCAGGACGCTGATCGCGAAGCCGGCATCGTCCCGCCACGGGCGCAGGTCCCAGGTGGCGAAGCGGTGCTCCAGCCGCAGCCCGGCGGCGACCGCGTCGGCGTCGAAGTCGGTCAGCGGATAGCCCCGGTCGGTACCGAAGCCGACCACCACGATGCCGTCCGGGCGGACGTGGGCGGCGACCCGGGTCAGCACCGCCCGTTCGGTGCCGGGTGCGACGAACGCCATCACGTTGCCGGCGATCACCGCCGCGTCGAAGGGCTCCGCCTCGTCCTGAGCGGCGAGGTCCAGCACGGCCAGGTCGCCGACCAGCCAGCGCGGCCCGGGGTGGTCGGCGCGGGCGGCCTCCACCAGCGCCGGGTCGGCGTCGACCCCGACCACGGCGTGTCCCCGGGCGGCCAGCGCGGCGCCCACCCGCCCGGTGCCGCTGCCCGCGTCCAGGATGCGGGCGCCCGGCGGCACCAGCGCGTCCAGCAGGCGCGCCTCACCGGCCAGGTCCGCCCCCTCGGCGGCGAGGCGGCGGAACCGGTCGATGTACCACTGCGAGTGCCCGGGCTTCGTCTCGGTCACCCAACGGGTCGGCTTGCTCATGGGGCCACGGTAACCGGATCTTCGTCGCCGGGAGCCGGCTGGGGTGGCCGGGCGCCGCCGCGCGTGACCAGGCATGATGCGCCGGGTCGAGCCCGCGCGGGGGGTTAGGTCAGCGCGAGGAACGTGCCGGCGGCGAGTGGAACCCCGGCGGCGGCCCCTGCCAGCACCTGCGGCCAGGTGTGGTCGCGCAGCCGTACCCGGGACCAGGCGACCGCGGCCACCAGCAGCCAGGCCGTGTGCAGGGCCGGACCGAAGAGCAGCACCAGCACGGTGGCGGAGGCGGCGATCACCGCCGCGTGCACGCTCAGCTTCCACCAGTGGTTGACCACGGTGACCGCCGCGCCGACCACGAAGATCACGACGATGACGGCGAACAGCTCCGCCGGGGCGTGCAGCGCGGCCAGCAGCGCGATCCCGACCGCCACCGAGGCCAGGCCGGTCAGCAGCGGTCGGGCCCGCTGGGTGCGGTCGCCGATGTGCCGGTCGGTCAGTCTGCCGCGGCGCACCCCGTGGACGATCACGCCGACCGGGATGACCGCGCAGAAGAGCAGCGCGGTGCCGCCCCACACCAGGAGGTCGCCCGGGCCGTCGCTGACCCGGGCGGCCGCCACCAGCGGCAGGGCGGTGGCCAGGACGCCCGGCGCGAGCACCTCGGTGAGCAGGCGGGCCAGCCGTCGGCTGGCCGACCGGTCCCCGTCCACCGTGGTCGCGCGCACCGGGCCATCCTGGTGTGATCCCGCGCTCAAGGTCAAGTTCAGCCCTTCTCCGCCCCGATGGTCAGCCCCTCGGTGAGCAGCCGCTCGCTGGCGAAGAAGAGGATCACGATGGGCAGGGTGAGGATCACCGATCCCGCCATCAGCACGGTCTTCGGCACCTCGACGCCGTCGGAGAGCAGCGACAGCCCCAGCGACACCGTCCACCGGTTCGGCTTGTCCACCAGGAAGAGCAGCGCGAAGAGGAACTCGTTCCAGGCGATCATGAAGTCGTAGAGGGCGACCGCCATGATCGACGGCGCCGCGAGGGGGAGGCTGACCCGCCGGATGATGCCGAGCCGACCGGCGCCGTCGATGGCTGCGGACTCCTCCAGGCTGACCGGAATCGTCTCGAAGTAGTTCTTCAGCATGTAGACCGAGACCGGCAGGGTCTGCGAGATGTAGACCAGCACCAGCCCGAACAGCGAGCCGCGCAGCCCGACGCGGGTGAAGACCACGAAGAGCGGGATGGCGATGACGATGGACGGGAAGAGGTAGACGGCGAGGAAGAGGGCGTTGACCTGTCGCCGGCCGAAGAACCGCAGCCGGGACACCGCGTACGCGCCGGGGATGGCGACCACCAGGGTCAGCAGCGTGGCGGCCAGCGCCACCAAGCCGCTGTTGCGGATGAAGGTGAGGAACCCCTGGCCGCCGTCCTCGGCGGCCTTGAGCACCTCGGCGTACGTGGCGACGGTGAACTCGCTGACCGGCACCCACAGCGAGCCGGGGTCGAGCAGCAGGCGTTCGATGGGGCGCACCGAGAGCACCAGCATGTACCAGAAGGGCAGCACGGTGACGATCAGGAAGGCGGCGATCACCAGCCGGCGCAGCCAGCGCAGGCTGACCGTCTCGAACCGGTCCCGGTCCATCACGCCTCCCTACGTGCGGTGAAGAAGCGCAGGTAGATCGCGACGAACGCGATCAGCACCACGGCCAGCACGACCGCCTGGGCGGCCGCCGCGCCGACGTCGGTACGCGCCGTGAGGAACTGGTAGACCCGGACGCTGACCACCTCGGTGCCGGCTGAACCGCCGGTGAGCAGGTAGACGTCGTCGAACTTGTTGAAGGTCATGATGAACCGGAGCACCGCCAGCAGCGCGATCACCGGCATCAGCTGGGGCAGCAGGATGTGCCGGAAGCGCTGGGTCGGGGTGGCCCCGTCGACCCGCGCCGCCTCCTCCAGGTCCCCGGGGACCGCCTGCAACCGGGCGAGCAGGAACAGGAACGCGAACGGGAAGTACCGCCACGCCTCGAACGCGATCACCGTCCACAGCGCGGTCGAGTCCTGGGAGAGGAACGGGATCGGCGCGTCCCAGCCGAGGAACCGCTGCCCCCAGGCGTTGACGACGCCGAGCTGCGGGTCGAGCATCACCTGCCAGACGAAGGCCACCGCGACCACCGGCGCCACGTACGGCAGCAGCATCGACGCCCGGACCATCGTGCGTCCCCGGAACGGCCGGCGAACGACCAGCGCGGCGACCAGGCCGATCACGATCGAACCGAAGGTCCCGCCGAGGCTGTAGAGCAGGGTGGTCCAGAGCGTGTCGGCGAACCCGGGGGTGTGCAGCACCCGGTCGAAGTTGGCCAGGGTGAACTCGCCGACGAGCCCGGTCCTGCGCAGGGTCGCCAGGCGTACCCGTTGGAAGGCCAGCACCACGGTCCAGACGATCGGGATGCCGATCACCGCGAGCACCACGAGCAGGGTCGGGGCGACCAGCGCGAGCCCGGCGCGGGACTCGCGGCGGCGCAGGGTCAGTGGTCGGCGCCGGGGGCCGGGCCGCTCCCGGGCGGGGGAGCGGCCGGCCTCCGGCGCGGTGGTGGTCAATTGACGCCCTTCTTGACCGCCTCGACGTCCTTCTTCGCCCGGGCCGCCGCCGCGGCGGCGTCGGACTTGCCGCCGATCACGTCGGCGAGCGCCTTCGGTACGGGTAGCTCGCCGAGGATGGCGCCGACCAGCTTGCCCTGGCCCTGGGGCAGGCCCCAGCGCTGGAAGGTGTCCGGGCTCTTGCGCAGGGTGGCGAGCACGTCGTCGCCGTACACCGCGGAGAGCGGCTTCTTGGTGTCCACGCCGGCCTGGCTGGTGTTCCAGGCGGTGAGGAACTTCTCCTTGTCGTCCGCGGTGCCCTTGCGGACCGGGAACCGACCCTCGGGGGACATGCCGAACCAGCGCGGGTAGCCGTCGGAGAGCAGGTACTCCACGAACGACTTGGCCGGGTCGGCCGCGGCGCCGTCGAGGACCGCCCACGAGCTGATCTCGCCGTACTGGGCCGGTTCGGTCCCGTTGGGGCCCTTGATGGCGGTGACGAAGGCGCTGTTCTTGGCGAGGAACGTCGGGTCCTGCTGGCACTGCGGGCAGGTCGGTTTGGCGTCGGCGCGCAGCCCGGCCAGCTCGTCGAGGATGAACGGCGACCAGATCAGCATCGCCGCCTTGCCGGCGAAGTAGGTGGCCCGGGTGGTGTCCACGTCCTGCGCGCCCTTGACCGAGTGGTTGCGCATCAGGTCGCCGTAGAAGCGGAACGCCTCGACGCACTCGGGGGAGTCGAGCTTGACCGCGCCGGAGTCGTCGGTGAGCTGACAGTTGTTGGCCAGGGCGAGGTGCTCGAAGGTCTGCTGGGTGAAGACGTCGCCGGGGGAGGTGGCCGCGGTGATGCCGGCGACGCCGCCGGTGTTGAGCTTCGCCGCGGCGGCGGCGATCTTCTCGTACGTGTCGGGGGCGGGCAGGCCGGCGGCGTCGAAGAGGTCCTTGCGGTAGACGAGGAGCTGGCCCCACCCGTCACTGGGGACGGAGAGCTGCTTTCCGCCGTCGGAGGTCAGCTCCAGCGCCCGGGGGGAGAAGGTGTCCCGGCCGAGCTTGTCGACGATCTCGGCGTTGGCCGACTCGTGCAGCAGCTCGTTGCCGGCGAGGGTCTGGATGCCGGCGAGGGAGACGGAGCCGACCACGTCGGGGAGCTCGCCGGCGGCGGCGCTGGAGGCGATGAGGGAGGGGAACTGGTCCTCGTTGACGGTGACCAGGTTGACCTTGACGCCGGTCTTGGCGGTGAAGTCGCTGATGATCGCCTTGGTCGCCGTGACCCGGTCGGCCACGTCCTCCAGGCTCCACACCGTGATCTGTGAACTGTCGCTTTTCTGCTCATCGCCGCTGCAGGCCACCATTCCCACCCCGGCAAATGCCATGATCAGGGTGGTGGCCAGCAACCGCGTCGGAGGTAATGACATCGGTGGCACTCCTCTCGAAGGGTACAACGTGGATTCAATACCCTTCGATTGATCAATCCAACTACATATGCCGATTTATTTGGTAAGATTGCCTCCGGCACTTTTCTCGGAGCGACGCCATGGTCAACTGGGTGGTCTCGCTGGCCGGGCCCCGATGCGTCAGCCTGGAGCCCTGCCCCGCTGATCCGCTCGGCCCGGGCCAGGTTCGCGTCCGCACCTGCTACTCCGGCATCTCGGCCGGCACCGAACTGACCCTCTACCGGGGCAGCAATCCGCGACTCAGCAAGGACTGGGACGACGCCACCCGGATGTTCGTGCCGCGCCAGGCACCCGCCGCCTACCCCGTCATCGGCTTCGGCTACGAGGAGGTCGGCGAGATCGTCGAGGTCGCCGCCGACGTCGCCGACCGGCATCCCGGGCAGGTCGTCTGGGGCATCTGGGGGCACCGGGCCGAGGCCGTCGTGCCGGCCGGCGCGGTCCAGCCGCTGGCCCGCGGGCTCGACCCGCTCACCGCCGTCTTCGCCCGTCCCGGCGCGATCGCCCTCACTGCGGTGCTCGCCGGCGACCTGCACCTCGGCGACTGGGTGGGGGTCTTCGGTCAGGGGGTGATCGGCCTGCTCGCCACCCGGCTGGCCGCCCTCTCCGGCGCCCGGGTGGTCGCGGTCGACCGGGTGCCCGCCCGGCTGGACTTCGCCACCCGCTTCGGCGCCCGGCGGGTCGTCGACGCCGCCGTCGACTCCGCCGCCGCCGTGCTCCACGGAGCCACCGACGGTCGCGGCGCGGACGTCTGCCTGGAGCTGTCCGGGTCGTACCCGGCGCTGCACGAGGCGATCCGCGCCACCACCCACGCCGGCCGCGTCGTGGCCGCCGGCTTCTACCAGGGGTACGCCCTCGGGCTGGGACTCGGCGAGGAGTTCCACCACAACCGGATCCAGCTGGTGGCGGCCCAGATCTCCGGGCCCACCCCGGCACCCGGCACGGCCGGCCGGTGGACCGGGCCCCGGATCGCCCACACCTTCATGGACCTGGTGGCCGAGGGCAGCGTCGACCCGCTGCCGCTGGTGAGCCACGTCGTCGACGCGGGCGCGGTGGCCGACGCGCTCGCGTTGCTCGACCGCGGTGACGGTGACGTCCTCCAAGTCGTGCTGAGGTTCTGAATGGCCATTCCACTCGCCTGCCAGGAGCAGCTGCTCCCGGGCGCCAGCCTGTCCGACAAGTTCGCCCTCGCCACCACCCTCGGCTACCAGGCCATCGAGCTGCGCGGCCGCGGTGACCTCGCGTTCGCCCGGCGGCTGCCGGAGCTGCGCCGGGCCCGCGCCGACGGCGTGCCCATGCCCACCGTCTGCGTCGACATGGACCACTTCATCGGCGACTTCGACCCGGACCGCTCCCGGGACGCGGTGCGCAACCTCCGCTCCCAGCTCTCGGTGATCGCCGAACTCGGCGGGATCGGCGCGATGACCCCCGCCGCCTGGGGGATGTTCTCCCGGCGGCTGCCGCCCTTCGAGCCGCCCCGCTCGCCCGACGGCGATCGGCAGGTCCTCGTTGACGCCCTCGGCGAGCTGGGCGAGCACGCCCGCGCCGAGGGCGTCAGCCTCTTCCTGGAACCCCTCAACCGGTACGAGGACCAC from Micromonospora kangleipakensis includes these protein-coding regions:
- a CDS encoding phosphatase PAP2 family protein; translation: MRATTVDGDRSASRRLARLLTEVLAPGVLATALPLVAAARVSDGPGDLLVWGGTALLFCAVIPVGVIVHGVRRGRLTDRHIGDRTQRARPLLTGLASVAVGIALLAALHAPAELFAVIVVIFVVGAAVTVVNHWWKLSVHAAVIAASATVLVLLFGPALHTAWLLVAAVAWSRVRLRDHTWPQVLAGAAAGVPLAAGTFLALT
- the eccB gene encoding type VII secretion protein EccB; translation: MPSRQDQLHSYQFTVQRAVAALVMRETDPVQSPFRRLAGAGLASVLVAVIGLGGFALYGLFAGGGSSWRDSGAVIVEKESGARFVYREQRLHPVLNYASALLIIGADRPKTVLVSRRSIEGVPRGLPLGIADAPDSLPAPGRLSTAPWTVCSVSSTEAGRTEPRSALLIGRDATGGRALGEQGLLLRHPDGSLHLLWHDRRYLLRDTDRVLAALAATRERAVPVAPALLNTVPAGADLAPPTVRGLGDRSAGVTGATVGDVYLVRNSGGGRQYAVAERDGLAGITELQAGLLLARTGQGEPKPITLGRFAALPKLPDRVPSGPTAPPPAPPRLATVDGGAVCVRVGDDTGVRDVRVGGTPPDLAAAARTPAGRGGVLADQVVVEPGRGAVVEAAAAPGASGGAVSVVTDLGRRYVLADGAVLGMLGYSGVRPVRLPASLVSLVPAGSPLDPASARAVAAPA
- a CDS encoding class I SAM-dependent methyltransferase gives rise to the protein MSKPTRWVTETKPGHSQWYIDRFRRLAAEGADLAGEARLLDALVPPGARILDAGSGTGRVGAALAARGHAVVGVDADPALVEAARADHPGPRWLVGDLAVLDLAAQDEAEPFDAAVIAGNVMAFVAPGTERAVLTRVAAHVRPDGIVVVGFGTDRGYPLTDFDADAVAAGLRLEHRFATWDLRPWRDDAGFAISVLRRPAG
- a CDS encoding carbohydrate ABC transporter permease, which gives rise to MDRDRFETVSLRWLRRLVIAAFLIVTVLPFWYMLVLSVRPIERLLLDPGSLWVPVSEFTVATYAEVLKAAEDGGQGFLTFIRNSGLVALAATLLTLVVAIPGAYAVSRLRFFGRRQVNALFLAVYLFPSIVIAIPLFVVFTRVGLRGSLFGLVLVYISQTLPVSVYMLKNYFETIPVSLEESAAIDGAGRLGIIRRVSLPLAAPSIMAVALYDFMIAWNEFLFALLFLVDKPNRWTVSLGLSLLSDGVEVPKTVLMAGSVILTLPIVILFFASERLLTEGLTIGAEKG
- a CDS encoding sugar phosphate isomerase/epimerase family protein; translation: MAIPLACQEQLLPGASLSDKFALATTLGYQAIELRGRGDLAFARRLPELRRARADGVPMPTVCVDMDHFIGDFDPDRSRDAVRNLRSQLSVIAELGGIGAMTPAAWGMFSRRLPPFEPPRSPDGDRQVLVDALGELGEHARAEGVSLFLEPLNRYEDHMVNRLDEAVALCAAVGLPSVRVVADTFHMNIEEDDVHAALRAAAPYLGHVQVSDSNRYQPGAGHLDWPALLRTLHEIDYRGWLALECRLRGEPLAALRQAATVLTHAKPWQAAA
- a CDS encoding ABC transporter substrate-binding protein yields the protein MSLPPTRLLATTLIMAFAGVGMVACSGDEQKSDSSQITVWSLEDVADRVTATKAIISDFTAKTGVKVNLVTVNEDQFPSLIASSAAAGELPDVVGSVSLAGIQTLAGNELLHESANAEIVDKLGRDTFSPRALELTSDGGKQLSVPSDGWGQLLVYRKDLFDAAGLPAPDTYEKIAAAAAKLNTGGVAGITAATSPGDVFTQQTFEHLALANNCQLTDDSGAVKLDSPECVEAFRFYGDLMRNHSVKGAQDVDTTRATYFAGKAAMLIWSPFILDELAGLRADAKPTCPQCQQDPTFLAKNSAFVTAIKGPNGTEPAQYGEISSWAVLDGAAADPAKSFVEYLLSDGYPRWFGMSPEGRFPVRKGTADDKEKFLTAWNTSQAGVDTKKPLSAVYGDDVLATLRKSPDTFQRWGLPQGQGKLVGAILGELPVPKALADVIGGKSDAAAAAARAKKDVEAVKKGVN
- a CDS encoding carbohydrate ABC transporter permease; the protein is MTTTAPEAGRSPARERPGPRRRPLTLRRRESRAGLALVAPTLLVVLAVIGIPIVWTVVLAFQRVRLATLRRTGLVGEFTLANFDRVLHTPGFADTLWTTLLYSLGGTFGSIVIGLVAALVVRRPFRGRTMVRASMLLPYVAPVVAVAFVWQVMLDPQLGVVNAWGQRFLGWDAPIPFLSQDSTALWTVIAFEAWRYFPFAFLFLLARLQAVPGDLEEAARVDGATPTQRFRHILLPQLMPVIALLAVLRFIMTFNKFDDVYLLTGGSAGTEVVSVRVYQFLTARTDVGAAAAQAVVLAVVLIAFVAIYLRFFTARREA
- a CDS encoding metal-sensitive transcriptional regulator gives rise to the protein MKLRPEMTGEALTRLKRARGQLNAVIEMMESGQDCREALTQLAAVSKAIDRAGFKIIASGMRHCNAARERGETPEMTEEELEKLFLSLA
- a CDS encoding zinc-binding dehydrogenase, with translation MVNWVVSLAGPRCVSLEPCPADPLGPGQVRVRTCYSGISAGTELTLYRGSNPRLSKDWDDATRMFVPRQAPAAYPVIGFGYEEVGEIVEVAADVADRHPGQVVWGIWGHRAEAVVPAGAVQPLARGLDPLTAVFARPGAIALTAVLAGDLHLGDWVGVFGQGVIGLLATRLAALSGARVVAVDRVPARLDFATRFGARRVVDAAVDSAAAVLHGATDGRGADVCLELSGSYPALHEAIRATTHAGRVVAAGFYQGYALGLGLGEEFHHNRIQLVAAQISGPTPAPGTAGRWTGPRIAHTFMDLVAEGSVDPLPLVSHVVDAGAVADALALLDRGDGDVLQVVLRF